One part of the Lotus japonicus ecotype B-129 chromosome 2, LjGifu_v1.2 genome encodes these proteins:
- the LOC130736804 gene encoding uncharacterized protein LOC130736804 yields MAVQLEEDNPDVCLASFKNGLRAGDLNRDLTRRPAKDMLDLRARVQEFILIEQDDQKKQEREEGRKHVQPGGVLQEKNKTGKDTRVAQTPRIPRPGPYQNSKPGFQNTWHRNPQGTAAAPAGQQGPSPTPVPLTKLNAPLSTILKAVAQTNAVQYPPLPRRPPANVDTNRWCEYHKTLGHTTDNCWNLRREIDRLIKAGHLANFVKEAATSEVTKVTQGDRGKGKEIVKALSELEGGAP; encoded by the coding sequence ATGGCGGTTCAACTGGAGGAAGACAATCCGGATGTCTGCctggcgtctttcaaaaatggcctcaGGGCGGGGGATTTGAACCGAGATTTGACTAGACGACCGGCGAAGGACATGTTGGATCTTCGTGCCCGCGTTCAGGAATTCATTTTGATTGAGCAAGACGAtcaaaagaaacaagaaagggAAGAGGGGAGAAAACACGTCCAGCCTGGCGGAGTTTTGCAGGAAAAGAACAAGACTGGAAAGGATACACGGGTAGCTCAAACTCCACGTATTCCAAGACCCGGCCCCTATCAAAATTCCAAGCCCGGGTTCCAGAATACGTGGCATAGAAATCCCCAAGGTACCGCTGCAGCCCCGGCTGGCCAACAAGGACCCTCGCCAACTCCTGTCCCACTTACTAAATTGAATGCCCCTCTAAGCACTATCTTAAAGGCAGTTGCACAGACAAATGCGGTGCAATATCCGCCGCTTCCTAGGCGACCACCAGCCAATGTGGATACAAACCGATGGTGTGAGTATCACAAAACGTTGGGGCACAccacagataattgttggaacttgagGCGGGAGATTGATAGGTTGATCAAGGCTGGCCATCTGGCGAATTTTGTTAAAGAAGCAGCAACATCAGAGGTCACTAAGGTAACTCAGGGGGACAGGGGCAAAGGAAAAGAGATAGTGAAAGCCTTGAGCGAATTGGAGGGAGGCGCGCCCTAg